In the Hordeum vulgare subsp. vulgare chromosome 7H, MorexV3_pseudomolecules_assembly, whole genome shotgun sequence genome, one interval contains:
- the LOC123411418 gene encoding uncharacterized protein LOC123411418, protein MMLTCISQCLSFALDEGLTPKEVLVLDQNPVSLWTISKTLARFNFKVLPFLTPEEALDFLKRGVAKDEELDLIVAEVHPGNTEMGTLVLFHHILNELEVPLITMCAYDEAVSAHMTLGTCFNVIKPLDTKTVNFLRMRALQNRSIKNHRSETEDEEQYALNLNVYSDNLGRFIWSSELHEKFLQAVEVLGASATPRKIHQYMNANDLNLTIQHVASHLQKHRLRAQKLSHDEECYQHYASTEELSEMIAAAYKADSAKPNNHQATTQTQITHGVASAIWDKYPGMVWPHVKGSSTASAMWYSNPGKPRGQVGESSARARVSQTAASPPPVLLHGTKSIWDRYEESLQNYNESLSYKRGVLPIKSKALHGHGRRVFINLEKEETSRTETAGKIVMNLQRDDMQKATTDEVHAAITPQEGTMDEVHAAVTLQDDTMDGAHAAVTPHEVNEVPVAAMGAGDLMDLGSGSLLDGMDNYHPIAENAQSEPFSDWAWAEVQKFWTNQMEGQGQEQQGLELVDLLQVDGISPEELLQEDESWNQALQQANPANVVVDEPMAEEPVAGDAPVYDPVNQSGVADNMFSVWSPQFAGDDYGMPF, encoded by the exons ATGATGTTAACTTGTATCTCTCAA TGTCTATCTTTTGCCCTTGATGAAGGTCTCACGCCAAAAGAAG TTTTAGTTCTTGATCAAAATCCGGTTTCCCTGTGGACCATCTCCAAGACGCTTGCTAGATTCAACTTCAAAG TTCTTCCTTTCCTTACCCCAGAAGAGGCCCTAGATTTCCTTAAAAGGGGGGTTGCTAAAGATGAGGAGCTTGATTTGATAGTAGCGGAAGTTCATCCTGGCAACACAGAGATGGGCACCTTGGTGCTGTTTCACCACATCCTGAACGAACTTGAAGTTCCTCTCATCA CTATGTGTGCCTATGATGAGGCAGTCTCTGCACACATGACCCTTGGAACATGCTTCAATGTGATTAAGCCGTTGGATACCAAAACTGTCAATTTTCTAAGAATGAGAGCACTGCAAAACAGGTCTATTAAAAATCACAGGTCTGAAACTGAGGATGAAGAACAATATGCGTTGAATCTGAATGTCTATTCAGATAATCTGGGTCGGTTCATATGGAGCAGTGAGCTCCATGAGAAGTTCTTGCAGGCTGTTGAAGTGCTCGGGGCGT CTGCTACGCCTCGAAAAATTCACCAGTACATGAATGCCAATGATTTGAATTTGACCATACAACACGTAGCAAGCCATCTCCAG AAACACCGGCTGCGAGCGCAGAAGTTATCTCACGATGAAGAGTGCTATCAACATTATGCCAGCACAGAAGAATTATCTGAGATGATTGCAGCGGCGTACAAGGCAGACAGTGCTAAACCCAATAATCATCAGGCAACAACCCAGACGCAGATCACACATGGGGTTGCCTCTGCTATCTGGGACAAGTACCCCGGGATGGTGTGGCCACATGTGAAGGGAAGTTCAACTGCCTCTGCtatgtggtacagtaaccctggaaAGCCGCGGGGACAAGTGGGGGAGAGCTCGGCCAGAGCACGAGTTTCTCAGACTGCTGCAAGCCCACCTCCAGTTCTGTTACATGGTACCAAGTCCATATGGGATCGGTACGAGGAGAGCCTGCAGAACTATAATGAGAGCCTGTCATACAAACGCGGGGTGCTGCCTATAAAGAGCAAAGCACTTCATGGACATGGACGCAGGGTTTTCATCAACCTGGAGAAGGAGGAGACTAGTCGTACTGAAACAGCAGGCAAGATTGTTATGAACCTGCAGAGGGATGACATGCAGAAAGCCACCACGGACGAGGTGCACGCCGCAATTACTCCGCAGGAAGGCACAATGGACGAGGTGCACGCCGCAGTTACTCTGCAGGATGACACCATGGATGGGGCGCACGCCGCAGTTACTCCGCATGAAGTGAACGAGGTGCCTGTTGCAGCCATGGGCGCTGGTGATCTAATGGACCTTGGGAGCGGTAGCCTGCTTGACGGTATGGACAACTACCACCCCATTGCAGAGAATGCGCAGTCTGAGCCTTTCAGTGACTGGGCTTGGGCGGAGGTGCAGAAATTCTGGACGAACCAGATGGAAGGACAGGGGCAGGAGCAGCAAGGCCTTGAACTAGTGGATCTGCTCCAGGTAGACGGCATTTCACCAGAGGAACTGCTCCAGGAAGACGAATCCTGGAACCAGGCGCTTCAGCAGGCAAACCCGGCAAACGTCGTCGTGGACGAACCCATGGCTGAAGAACCCGTCGCTGGAGACGCCCCGGTGTACGATCCTGTGAACCAGTCCGGTGTCGCCGACAACATGTTCTCGGTCTGGAGCCCCCAGTTTGCGGGCGACGACTACGGCATGCCGTTCTAG